The following are encoded in a window of Blastocatellia bacterium genomic DNA:
- a CDS encoding thiamine pyrophosphate-dependent dehydrogenase E1 component subunit alpha, whose product MIRYPAFDPPEYVNWKADPQLAEQFASTIEENAERRAIISRLAAAQLVALYEGLLRNRLHDIALKRWVKQGIISKAWLGTGEEAATIGPVHALNREPFDDGLPTDLVAPMIRNAGACHEMGMGLADMLRGYLGTADSPTRGRDLHIGDFQRGVLTPISHVGDVMAVTNGFALAFRLRRQPRVALTWIGDGSTKAGVFHESMTFAAVQRLPLIVIIQDNRVALGTRLDQHHRGDFRDWPAAYGVEGFAFDGNNVLDAYAAVKVAADGCRQGRGPYLLIAETFRMGGHATHDEREARATFDAQLFESWGKRDPIGLFENYLIEGAIDLTSGERRRPTPAMRERNTQVLAEAEQRVMAEIEQAEKKALDSRANRLPQPESAAEGVYAESGDAMLERASTPVA is encoded by the coding sequence CGATCCGCCTGAATACGTTAACTGGAAGGCCGACCCGCAACTGGCCGAGCAATTCGCCAGCACTATAGAAGAGAACGCCGAGCGCCGCGCCATCATTAGCCGGCTCGCGGCAGCTCAACTCGTCGCGCTCTATGAAGGGCTGCTGCGCAATCGCCTGCATGACATCGCGCTCAAACGCTGGGTCAAGCAAGGCATCATCTCGAAAGCCTGGCTGGGGACAGGTGAAGAGGCGGCGACCATCGGCCCTGTCCACGCGCTCAACCGCGAGCCCTTCGATGACGGGCTGCCGACAGACCTGGTCGCGCCGATGATTCGCAACGCCGGCGCTTGTCACGAGATGGGCATGGGCCTTGCGGATATGCTGCGTGGTTATCTCGGCACTGCCGATTCTCCGACGCGTGGGCGCGACCTGCACATCGGCGACTTTCAACGCGGTGTGCTGACACCTATCAGCCACGTCGGGGATGTGATGGCGGTTACGAACGGCTTCGCGCTGGCATTCCGACTGCGCCGCCAACCGCGCGTCGCCCTGACCTGGATCGGCGACGGCTCGACCAAGGCCGGCGTCTTCCACGAGAGCATGACCTTTGCTGCCGTCCAGCGTTTACCGCTGATCGTCATTATTCAAGATAACCGGGTGGCGCTCGGCACACGCCTCGATCAACATCACCGCGGCGATTTCCGCGACTGGCCGGCGGCCTATGGCGTCGAGGGTTTCGCCTTCGATGGCAATAACGTGCTGGACGCCTATGCGGCGGTGAAGGTGGCCGCCGACGGCTGCCGCCAGGGGCGCGGCCCGTACTTGCTAATCGCTGAGACCTTTCGCATGGGTGGTCATGCGACGCACGACGAGCGCGAAGCGCGGGCGACTTTCGATGCTCAACTGTTTGAGTCGTGGGGCAAGCGCGATCCGATAGGACTTTTTGAGAATTACTTAATCGAAGGGGCAATCGATCTCACGAGCGGCGAGCGCCGGCGGCCCACACCAGCGATGCGTGAGCGCAATACACAGGTGCTTGCTGAAGCCGAGCAGCGCGTGATGGCTGAGATCGAGCAGGCCGAGAAAAAAGCGCTCGACAGCCGCGCCAATCGCTTGCCGCAACCTGAATCGGCGGCGGAGGGTGTCTATGCCGAAAGCGGCGACGCGATGCTAGAGCGCGCCTCAACGCCAGTCGCATAG